In the Bacillus sp. Bos-x628 genome, one interval contains:
- a CDS encoding phage tail tube protein, which translates to MATGQKIAGVDVLVKIGNPLIVVGAQSGATINRSANVIETTDKTSNGWVTKVAGTKEWSIEMDAFMVVGDAGYKAMNDAFKNGSEIDVECEVAGIRYQGKALISDFPIEAPQDDAVTFTVTLEGTGELLETAVTAE; encoded by the coding sequence ATGGCAACAGGACAAAAAATTGCAGGTGTTGATGTACTCGTAAAGATTGGCAATCCGTTAATCGTTGTCGGTGCACAATCTGGGGCAACTATCAACAGATCAGCAAACGTTATTGAAACAACAGATAAAACGTCAAATGGCTGGGTAACTAAGGTAGCGGGTACTAAAGAATGGTCTATTGAAATGGACGCTTTCATGGTAGTTGGCGACGCTGGATACAAGGCTATGAATGACGCATTTAAAAATGGTTCTGAAATCGACGTGGAATGTGAAGTGGCGGGTATTAGATATCAGGGTAAAGCACTTATCTCTGACTTCCCGATTGAAGCACCACAGGATGACGCTGTTACATTCACTGTTACACTTGAAGGTACTGGCGAGTTGCTAGAAACAGCCGTTACAGCGGAGTAA